A single region of the Candidatus Methanomethylicota archaeon genome encodes:
- the albA gene encoding DNA/RNA-binding protein AlbA codes for MAETTQPKQPMPRGVILVGKKPIMSYAMAALMQLRDDGEITIKARGRAISAAVDVAEVITKRFLNNEAFVKDVIIGTETVGNPPRNVSTIEIKLSMKK; via the coding sequence ATGGCTGAAACAACACAACCAAAACAACCAATGCCTAGAGGTGTTATTTTAGTAGGCAAAAAGCCAATAATGAGCTATGCCATGGCAGCATTAATGCAATTAAGAGACGATGGAGAAATAACAATAAAAGCAAGAGGAAGGGCTATTTCTGCTGCTGTTGATGTAGCAGAAGTTATTACAAAGAGATTCTTAAACAATGAGGCCTTTGTAAAAGATGTAATAATTGGTACTGAAACAGTTGGAAATCCACCAAGAAATGTTTCAACAATAGAAATAAAACTATCTATGAAGAAGTAA
- a CDS encoding sodium/solute symporter (Members of the Solute:Sodium Symporter (SSS), TC 2.A.21 as described in tcdb.org, catalyze solute:Na+ symport. Known solutes for members of the family include sugars, amino acids, nucleosides, inositols, vitamins, urea or anions, depending on the system.), with product MDVLIILAIIIIVIIIGLKGYKMKESLSGFFLADKGLGPWVLAFSLMATYFSAASFLGGGGATYLYNLGFGAWLTAWHIIGVVLMWILVSRRLFNYASKTGIMSIPDFIENRYESKFAKIVSAIVIIFLFTLYLTSVYKGGAIILAMVLNTNFEIGLILLTIPVIIYICIGGFRAAALTNLFLGLLMLISAIITFGLIMSNVGGPIIGLEKLSQMKIADSISGELWLKFNGMGPPPAMNVGMVPLLIMSVTFSISVAQIALPSLLMQFYTAKNIKVINRGRIIGPILVALYAFLMFSLGAFCHLIIDDKIGKTGVLSLLKDTDWVIPKTIEIIAPSGIKGIILAAPVAASMSTLAVTLIVLSAALSKDIIKSINPNIKEEKLLIIARISPIIFAIISLLLTLIQTGIIVEIVGAAFGTIFACFLGPVTIGLYWKGATKLGAISSMLSGLIVGLTWFLFIYKSTWAPPIIAWIYPVIPALAISIPIFFIVSLFTKKPSIEVLKRLG from the coding sequence ATGGATGTATTGATAATTTTAGCAATAATTATTATTGTAATTATAATAGGATTAAAAGGTTATAAAATGAAAGAATCCTTAAGTGGATTTTTCTTAGCAGATAAAGGACTTGGACCTTGGGTTTTAGCTTTTTCTCTTATGGCTACTTATTTTAGTGCTGCTTCTTTTTTAGGTGGAGGGGGAGCAACTTATCTTTATAATTTAGGATTTGGAGCATGGCTTACAGCATGGCATATAATTGGTGTAGTTTTAATGTGGATTTTAGTAAGTAGAAGACTCTTTAATTATGCTTCAAAAACTGGAATAATGAGTATACCTGATTTTATTGAAAATAGATATGAAAGTAAATTTGCAAAAATTGTATCTGCAATTGTAATAATATTTTTATTCACATTATATTTAACAAGTGTTTATAAAGGAGGGGCAATTATATTAGCCATGGTATTAAATACAAATTTCGAAATTGGATTAATTTTATTAACAATTCCAGTAATTATTTACATTTGTATTGGAGGTTTTAGAGCTGCAGCTTTAACAAATTTATTTCTTGGATTATTAATGTTAATTTCAGCAATTATAACATTTGGATTAATAATGAGTAATGTAGGTGGACCAATAATTGGTTTAGAAAAATTAAGTCAAATGAAAATTGCAGATTCTATTTCTGGAGAACTTTGGCTTAAATTTAATGGAATGGGACCACCACCAGCAATGAATGTTGGAATGGTTCCATTATTAATAATGAGTGTTACTTTTTCCATAAGTGTAGCTCAAATTGCTCTTCCAAGTTTATTAATGCAATTTTATACTGCTAAAAATATAAAAGTAATAAATAGAGGAAGAATAATTGGACCAATACTTGTAGCTTTATATGCATTTTTAATGTTTTCTTTAGGTGCTTTTTGTCATTTAATAATTGATGATAAAATAGGGAAAACTGGTGTTCTTTCTTTATTAAAAGATACAGATTGGGTAATTCCTAAAACTATAGAAATAATTGCTCCATCAGGTATTAAAGGAATTATTTTAGCTGCACCTGTAGCTGCTTCTATGTCAACATTAGCAGTAACATTAATTGTACTTTCTGCTGCATTATCAAAAGATATTATAAAATCCATTAATCCAAATATAAAAGAAGAAAAATTATTAATAATTGCTAGAATTTCTCCAATAATTTTTGCAATAATATCATTATTATTAACTTTAATTCAAACAGGAATTATAGTAGAAATTGTAGGTGCTGCTTTTGGAACTATATTTGCTTGTTTTCTTGGACCAGTTACTATAGGATTATATTGGAAAGGTGCTACAAAATTAGGTGCAATTTCATCAATGCTATCTGGCTTAATTGTAGGCTTAACTTGGTTCTTATTTATATATAAATCAACATGGGCTCCTCCTATAATAGCATGGATATATCCAGTAATACCTGCTTTAGCAATTTCTATTCCTATATTCTTTATAGTAAGTTTATTTACAAAAAAACCTTCTATTGAAGTATTAAAAAGACTAGGGTGA
- a CDS encoding phosphoribosyltransferase, with amino-acid sequence MPKVNTKKVKWEEVEKWCKEVSDKILDSGWKPDVIIAISRGGFVPARLICDLLIVGELISLQITHWPSAAQMAKEAGIKYSLHCDLSRKNALIVDDIADTGDSIIIAKDHVWTNCRPKELKVATLQWISKTSKIKPDYYAEEVKEWIWYQYPWTRLEDIIGFTKRIIEENKDLEFDLKILNEKFIEYYGVTFDEWYYEKALNYLFNTGFLIEKENKYLMRR; translated from the coding sequence TTGCCAAAAGTTAATACTAAGAAAGTAAAATGGGAAGAAGTTGAAAAATGGTGTAAAGAAGTAAGTGATAAAATATTAGATTCTGGTTGGAAACCTGATGTAATAATTGCTATATCAAGAGGAGGATTTGTTCCTGCTAGATTAATATGTGATTTATTAATTGTAGGAGAGCTTATATCTCTTCAAATTACTCATTGGCCTTCTGCTGCTCAAATGGCAAAAGAAGCAGGAATAAAATATTCTCTTCATTGTGATTTAAGTAGAAAAAATGCATTAATTGTAGATGATATTGCTGATACTGGAGATTCTATAATTATTGCAAAAGATCATGTATGGACTAATTGTAGACCAAAAGAACTTAAAGTTGCTACATTACAATGGATTTCAAAAACTAGTAAAATAAAACCAGATTATTATGCTGAAGAAGTAAAAGAATGGATTTGGTATCAATATCCTTGGACTAGATTAGAGGATATTATAGGATTTACAAAACGTATAATAGAAGAAAATAAAGATTTAGAATTTGATTTAAAAATACTTAATGAAAAATTTATTGAATATTATGGAGTTACATTTGATGAATGGTATTATGAAAAAGCATTAAATTATTTATTTAATACTGGTTTTCTTATAGAAAAAGAAAATAAATATTTAATGAGGAGATAG
- a CDS encoding DUF87 domain-containing protein has protein sequence MENIIGKIEGITTTESFTMVLTNSCIGKEDYVEVDYEGKTYLLIIKEIKRIGDKLLADCIVIGQTPKTPFPSGLEVRIASEETIRKGLGLTTTEADGLYIGKLKSRDLMIWLPVKKLTRIFIVGKPGSGKSYTMGVIAEELIKKGVPLVIIDAHGEYSSLKVPAESYSEEFKIEPKSYSEYIIEFADLTFNPGADIDISAIDNLKIEDLVSQMQCTIINLRGLATSEQYSIVGKLLNRLLEAIMIMQIPPFYLVLDEAHIFAGRSKQKDPLVKECLDIVRRFAQEGRKFGANLIVLTQRPQLLDMTVRSLSATWIIHQLTDPNDVRIALESGGLSKEWSEKINWLEPGEAIITGDVVERIPLHIKIRRRETRHGAPGFNPLDFVSPEEKEKMKKKLSYLKTRQLYVIQEGPPSLPLPSLYLPINIDEKIILDKLKENRTFDHIELIKYNLKYMPALFAEVSVNTMRKNIEIKDRIKRLIPVDSSITTIDWRYESAYGLTIDDIINPSPTLQREGKHRSPSPLIMEPSSIENLKNLLKNFAISKLTQQVYYHKELNEYSKLGESIEEFKKRLKEKLEIIKKNRINEVSLTYNSKIKEIENSIKSIKDESESIKNLINEIERELKELKKEKIKAEKEGRSTLKISEQIKTRELRISRLENRLSELSSKVMEYKKEMEILEDKKNDEIKNITNEIDNIINSPIQTMVFQPRIDEITIEAMHVIWIPIFEAMYKAYFNGFKKDLKFEWNGVNGKGIFGNCSECGITINQLPDQFICYKCGEVYCQEHLVLCNECQRGICNEHKRICPNCGKIYCIDEKTYICTNCGKELCINCVLRCSECKEVYCIEHVKECKVCNSKLCINHYNEHVKECSNCKKPLCILEQLFCKICNKILCKDCAIKCSECENYVCNKHIWYCSACSRALCINEDRYECISCKKPLCRLCVATCQLCGNNLCRLHIYTCPNCGREICPMCIIEKKKFGIFKKNVCKICALK, from the coding sequence TTGGAAAATATTATAGGTAAAATTGAAGGTATAACAACAACAGAATCTTTCACAATGGTTTTAACAAATTCTTGTATAGGAAAAGAAGATTATGTAGAAGTAGATTATGAAGGTAAAACTTATCTTTTAATTATAAAAGAAATTAAAAGAATTGGTGATAAACTTTTAGCAGATTGTATAGTAATAGGACAAACTCCTAAAACTCCTTTTCCATCAGGATTAGAAGTTAGAATTGCTTCAGAAGAAACTATAAGAAAAGGATTGGGATTAACAACAACAGAAGCTGATGGTCTTTATATAGGAAAATTAAAATCAAGAGATTTAATGATATGGTTACCAGTAAAAAAACTTACAAGAATTTTTATTGTTGGTAAACCAGGATCTGGAAAATCTTATACAATGGGAGTAATTGCTGAAGAATTAATTAAAAAAGGAGTACCATTAGTAATAATAGATGCTCATGGAGAATATTCAAGTTTAAAAGTACCTGCAGAATCTTATTCTGAAGAATTTAAAATAGAGCCAAAATCTTATTCTGAATATATTATAGAATTTGCTGATTTAACTTTTAATCCAGGTGCAGATATTGATATTTCTGCAATAGATAATTTAAAAATAGAAGACTTGGTATCTCAAATGCAATGTACTATAATAAATTTAAGAGGATTAGCAACTTCTGAACAATATTCTATTGTAGGAAAACTTTTGAATAGATTATTAGAAGCGATAATGATAATGCAAATACCTCCTTTTTATTTAGTATTAGATGAAGCACATATATTTGCTGGAAGAAGTAAGCAAAAAGATCCATTAGTAAAAGAATGTTTAGATATTGTAAGAAGATTTGCTCAAGAAGGAAGAAAATTTGGAGCTAATTTAATAGTATTAACACAAAGACCTCAACTCTTAGATATGACTGTAAGAAGTCTTTCTGCTACTTGGATAATTCATCAACTTACTGATCCAAATGATGTAAGAATAGCATTAGAAAGTGGAGGATTAAGTAAAGAGTGGAGTGAAAAAATTAATTGGCTTGAGCCTGGAGAAGCTATAATAACTGGAGATGTTGTTGAAAGAATACCATTACATATTAAAATAAGGAGAAGAGAAACAAGGCATGGTGCTCCTGGATTTAATCCATTAGATTTTGTTTCTCCAGAAGAGAAGGAGAAAATGAAGAAAAAACTAAGTTATTTAAAAACTCGTCAATTATATGTTATACAAGAAGGGCCTCCATCTCTTCCTTTACCTTCACTTTATTTACCAATAAATATTGATGAAAAAATAATATTAGATAAATTAAAAGAAAATAGAACTTTTGATCATATTGAATTAATAAAATATAATTTAAAATATATGCCTGCATTATTTGCAGAAGTTTCAGTAAATACTATGAGAAAAAATATTGAAATAAAAGATAGAATTAAAAGATTAATTCCAGTAGACTCTTCTATAACTACAATTGATTGGAGATATGAATCTGCTTATGGTTTAACTATAGATGATATTATAAATCCTTCACCTACTCTTCAAAGAGAAGGAAAACATCGTTCTCCATCTCCTTTAATAATGGAGCCTTCAAGTATAGAAAATTTAAAAAATCTTTTGAAAAATTTTGCAATTTCAAAATTAACACAACAAGTATATTATCATAAAGAATTAAATGAATATTCAAAATTAGGAGAATCAATTGAAGAATTTAAAAAGAGATTAAAAGAAAAATTAGAAATAATAAAGAAAAATAGAATTAATGAAGTTTCATTAACATATAATTCAAAAATAAAAGAAATAGAAAATTCAATAAAATCTATAAAAGATGAGTCTGAAAGTATAAAAAATCTTATTAATGAAATAGAAAGAGAACTTAAAGAACTTAAAAAAGAAAAAATAAAAGCTGAAAAAGAAGGAAGATCAACATTAAAAATATCAGAGCAAATTAAAACAAGAGAACTTAGAATTTCTAGACTTGAAAATAGATTATCTGAATTAAGTAGTAAAGTCATGGAATATAAAAAAGAAATGGAAATTTTAGAAGATAAAAAGAATGATGAAATTAAGAATATTACAAATGAAATTGATAATATTATTAATTCACCTATACAAACCATGGTATTTCAACCAAGAATAGATGAAATTACAATAGAAGCAATGCATGTAATATGGATACCAATATTTGAAGCTATGTATAAAGCATACTTTAATGGTTTTAAAAAAGATTTAAAATTTGAATGGAATGGTGTAAATGGTAAAGGAATTTTTGGTAATTGTTCAGAATGTGGAATTACAATAAATCAATTACCTGATCAATTTATATGTTATAAATGTGGTGAAGTTTATTGTCAAGAACATTTAGTTTTATGTAATGAATGTCAAAGAGGAATTTGTAATGAACATAAAAGAATTTGTCCAAATTGTGGAAAAATATATTGTATAGATGAAAAAACGTACATATGTACTAATTGTGGTAAAGAATTATGTATTAATTGTGTATTAAGATGTAGTGAATGTAAAGAAGTTTATTGTATAGAACATGTAAAAGAATGTAAAGTTTGTAATTCTAAATTATGTATAAATCATTATAATGAACATGTAAAAGAATGTTCTAATTGTAAAAAACCATTATGTATACTTGAACAATTATTTTGTAAAATATGTAATAAAATATTATGTAAAGATTGTGCAATTAAATGTTCAGAATGTGAAAATTATGTTTGTAATAAGCATATATGGTATTGTTCAGCATGTAGTAGAGCATTATGTATAAATGAAGATCGCTATGAATGTATTTCATGTAAAAAACCTCTATGTAGATTATGTGTAGCAACTTGTCAATTATGTGGAAATAACTTATGTAGACTTCATATCTATACTTGTCCAAATTGTGGAAGAGAAATTTGTCCCATGTGTATTATTGAAAAGAAGAAATTTGGAATATTTAAGAAAAATGTATGTAAAATATGTGCTCTTAAATAG
- a CDS encoding S-methyl-5'-thioadenosine phosphorylase, with the protein MSYNADIGIIGGSGLYDPGLFEKTIEIKVHTPYGSPSDVLTIGEYKGIKIAFLPRHGKRHSIPPHLINYRANIWAMMDLGVKRIIAPSAVGSLKEEIKPGDIVIPDQFIDFTKKRVYSFYDGAVVGHFSLADPFCPELNSICIETAKKLGLQCHSPATYICIEGPRFSTRAESRLFKNWGADIIGMTLIPEVILARECGICYTTIATVTDYDVWAEKPVTAEEVLNTLKQNVEKVKKLLMELIPKIPKERKCQCKKSSEGALV; encoded by the coding sequence ATGTCATATAATGCAGATATAGGAATTATAGGAGGAAGTGGATTATACGATCCAGGATTATTTGAAAAAACAATTGAAATAAAAGTACATACTCCTTATGGATCGCCTTCAGATGTTTTAACTATAGGAGAATATAAAGGTATAAAAATAGCTTTTTTACCTAGACATGGAAAAAGACATTCCATTCCTCCACATTTAATAAATTATAGAGCAAATATATGGGCAATGATGGATTTAGGTGTTAAAAGAATAATTGCTCCATCTGCAGTAGGAAGTTTAAAAGAAGAAATTAAGCCAGGAGATATTGTAATACCAGATCAATTCATAGATTTTACAAAAAAACGTGTATATTCTTTCTATGATGGTGCTGTAGTTGGACATTTTTCCTTAGCAGATCCTTTCTGTCCTGAATTAAATAGTATATGTATAGAAACTGCAAAGAAATTAGGATTACAATGTCATTCTCCAGCTACTTATATATGTATAGAAGGACCAAGATTTTCTACAAGAGCAGAATCAAGGTTATTTAAAAATTGGGGAGCAGATATTATAGGAATGACTTTAATTCCTGAAGTAATTTTAGCAAGAGAATGTGGAATATGTTATACTACTATTGCTACAGTTACAGATTATGATGTTTGGGCTGAAAAACCAGTAACTGCTGAAGAAGTATTAAATACTTTAAAGCAAAATGTTGAAAAAGTAAAAAAATTATTAATGGAATTAATACCAAAAATTCCAAAAGAAAGAAAATGTCAATGTAAAAAATCATCTGAAGGAGCTTTAGTTTAA
- a CDS encoding corrinoid protein — protein MSEYILNELAEAVILGDEEKAKNVAKKAIEIGIDPLIAINDGLMKGMRQISEDFSNLKVYLPEVMLAAEAMKAALSILEPKILEKKLTEEKRKVVIGTIQGDIHDIGKNIVALLLKANGFEVYDLGRDVPVDEFIKKAEEVKADIIAASTLLSTSMPYMEDLIKMLNERNLRDKYIVMVGGGPVTREWAKSIGADGYGEDGEEAVKVAKELIKVKNK, from the coding sequence ATGAGTGAGTATATTCTTAATGAATTAGCAGAAGCTGTAATATTAGGTGATGAAGAAAAAGCAAAAAATGTTGCAAAAAAAGCTATTGAAATAGGAATAGATCCATTAATAGCAATAAATGATGGATTAATGAAAGGAATGCGACAGATAAGTGAAGATTTCAGTAATCTAAAAGTATATTTACCAGAAGTAATGTTAGCAGCAGAAGCAATGAAAGCAGCTCTTTCTATACTTGAACCAAAAATATTAGAAAAAAAATTAACAGAAGAAAAAAGAAAAGTTGTTATTGGAACAATTCAAGGAGATATTCATGATATAGGAAAGAATATTGTAGCTCTTTTACTTAAAGCAAATGGATTTGAAGTTTATGATTTAGGAAGAGATGTACCTGTAGATGAATTTATTAAAAAAGCAGAAGAAGTAAAAGCAGATATTATAGCAGCATCAACACTTTTATCAACATCAATGCCATACATGGAGGATTTAATAAAAATGTTAAATGAAAGAAATCTAAGAGATAAATACATAGTAATGGTAGGTGGTGGACCTGTAACAAGAGAATGGGCAAAAAGTATAGGAGCAGATGGTTATGGAGAAGATGGAGAAGAAGCTGTAAAAGTAGCAAAGGAATTGATAAAGGTGAAAAATAAATGA
- a CDS encoding monomethylamine:corrinoid methyltransferase, giving the protein MISIWEVLDRAETGQYMEERDFDIKIVAKKCRELVKEYDIKFNPNEIITTDDSMADDVFEAGFKLALETGIYCINTKRIIKFDESEIKEGIETAPHEIIVGEGRDARILYARGIEDRRRPIICGGQAGATIPEEWYVPMAMSYMKEPLIDMINHGGIAIVEGRKVRTHSPLEIQATRRELSMLKEAAARSGRPGIGLIAGESSVSVLGDLAIASEKYMKTCDSHLVALLNELKTDYDRLSKAVNFTEYGAYNVTLVDPIIGGYAGGPEGVAICFIASFLLGRLLYKSEYHVCHPIHFRYVSTSAIECLWNLNIVGQAMARNAKFIIMGDVWTSAGAGSEMIFYEITANTITNVVTGTHPLGVSATNGKYPHASGLETKFMAEVAIAATKLNRSNANEIVTKLSKEYKDKMNNPDIGKPFPELYDIRKVIPNPEWMALYKEMKKKIGDITGLW; this is encoded by the coding sequence ATGATAAGTATTTGGGAAGTTTTAGATAGAGCAGAAACAGGACAATATATGGAAGAAAGAGATTTTGATATTAAAATTGTAGCTAAAAAATGTAGAGAATTAGTAAAAGAATATGATATAAAATTTAATCCTAATGAAATTATTACAACTGATGATTCAATGGCTGATGATGTATTTGAAGCTGGTTTTAAATTAGCTCTTGAGACTGGTATTTATTGTATAAATACAAAACGTATAATAAAATTTGATGAAAGTGAAATAAAAGAAGGTATTGAAACTGCTCCTCATGAAATTATAGTAGGAGAAGGAAGAGATGCTAGGATTCTTTATGCAAGAGGAATAGAAGATAGAAGAAGACCAATAATATGTGGAGGACAAGCTGGTGCTACAATACCTGAAGAATGGTATGTACCAATGGCCATGTCTTATATGAAAGAACCCTTAATTGATATGATAAATCATGGAGGAATTGCTATTGTTGAAGGAAGAAAAGTTAGAACTCATTCTCCTCTTGAAATTCAAGCTACAAGAAGAGAACTTTCAATGTTAAAAGAAGCAGCAGCAAGATCAGGAAGACCTGGAATAGGGCTTATTGCAGGAGAAAGTAGTGTATCTGTATTAGGTGATTTAGCTATTGCTTCTGAAAAATATATGAAAACTTGTGATTCTCATTTAGTTGCTCTACTTAATGAACTTAAAACTGATTATGATAGACTTTCTAAAGCAGTTAATTTTACTGAATATGGAGCTTATAATGTAACATTAGTAGATCCTATTATTGGAGGATATGCTGGAGGTCCTGAAGGTGTAGCTATATGTTTTATTGCTTCATTTCTACTTGGAAGACTTCTCTATAAATCAGAATATCATGTATGTCATCCTATACATTTTCGCTATGTTAGTACTAGTGCAATAGAATGCTTATGGAATTTAAATATAGTAGGTCAAGCAATGGCAAGAAATGCAAAATTCATAATAATGGGAGATGTTTGGACATCAGCAGGTGCTGGAAGTGAAATGATATTTTATGAAATTACTGCTAATACTATAACTAATGTAGTAACTGGAACTCATCCATTAGGAGTCTCAGCTACTAATGGAAAATATCCACATGCTTCAGGATTAGAAACAAAATTTATGGCAGAAGTAGCAATTGCTGCAACTAAATTAAATAGAAGTAATGCAAATGAAATTGTTACAAAACTTTCAAAAGAATATAAAGATAAAATGAATAATCCTGATATAGGTAAGCCTTTTCCTGAATTATATGATATAAGAAAAGTTATACCAAATCCTGAATGGATGGCATTATATAAAGAAATGAAAAAGAAAATTGGTGATATCACTGGATTATGGTGA
- the lysS gene encoding homocitrate synthase: MKKVLILDTTLREGEQTPGVSFTIEEKIQIARKLDEIGINMIEAGHPAVSKDIYDAVKKISLEKLSAEILAHSRALKSDIDAAIECDVDRVAIFLGVTKEKLKSLKMDEEKAIETAVSSIEYAKAHGLKVRFTAEDATRADYNFLIRICKAAIESGADRISIPDTVGFMTPMKIKELFFKLSSELKNAELDAHCHNDLGMAVANAIAALEGGATAVHTTVNGLGERAGITALEPFAVALKVIYDIDTVKLDKLPELSAMVEKFSGIPISPLQPIVGDNVFSHKGGVHAAAVIFDPRTYEAFPPELVGRQREIVISKYTGRAALEDRLRKLGISLSEEELMKLLQAIKDRPDIRSYRDVDLIELAERITGKKLEIQIPKKIEAVVMIKCQSNIYTSAVARRLLWVKGIKQVLEVSGDFDIEAHICVDSITQLNEVLESIRIIKGVMSTNTRLVLKKFDNLN, encoded by the coding sequence ATGAAAAAAGTACTAATATTAGATACTACATTAAGAGAAGGAGAACAAACTCCAGGAGTATCTTTTACAATAGAAGAAAAAATTCAAATTGCAAGAAAACTTGATGAAATAGGAATTAATATGATAGAAGCAGGTCATCCTGCAGTTTCCAAAGATATCTATGATGCTGTAAAGAAAATTTCTTTAGAAAAACTTTCTGCAGAAATTTTAGCACATAGTAGAGCTTTAAAATCAGATATTGATGCTGCTATTGAATGTGATGTAGATAGAGTTGCTATATTTTTAGGTGTAACAAAAGAAAAATTAAAATCTTTAAAAATGGATGAAGAAAAAGCTATTGAAACTGCAGTATCAAGTATAGAATATGCTAAAGCTCATGGATTAAAAGTAAGATTTACAGCTGAAGATGCTACTAGAGCTGATTATAATTTCTTAATTAGAATATGTAAAGCAGCTATAGAAAGTGGAGCTGATAGAATAAGTATACCAGATACTGTAGGATTTATGACTCCTATGAAAATTAAGGAATTATTCTTTAAACTATCTTCAGAACTTAAAAATGCTGAATTAGATGCACATTGTCATAATGATTTAGGAATGGCTGTTGCTAATGCTATTGCAGCTTTAGAAGGTGGAGCAACTGCAGTTCATACTACAGTAAATGGATTAGGAGAAAGAGCAGGTATTACAGCATTAGAACCTTTTGCAGTTGCTTTAAAAGTTATATATGATATAGATACAGTAAAATTAGATAAACTTCCTGAACTTTCAGCTATGGTAGAGAAATTTAGTGGTATTCCAATATCTCCTCTTCAACCTATAGTAGGTGATAATGTATTTTCTCATAAAGGTGGCGTTCATGCTGCAGCTGTAATATTTGATCCTAGAACATATGAAGCTTTTCCACCTGAGCTTGTTGGAAGACAAAGAGAAATTGTAATAAGTAAATATACTGGTAGAGCAGCATTAGAAGATAGATTAAGAAAACTTGGAATTAGTTTATCTGAAGAAGAATTAATGAAACTACTTCAAGCTATAAAAGATAGACCAGATATAAGAAGTTATAGAGATGTAGATTTAATTGAACTTGCTGAAAGAATTACTGGAAAGAAATTAGAAATACAAATTCCAAAGAAAATAGAAGCAGTAGTAATGATAAAATGTCAATCTAATATATATACTTCAGCAGTCGCAAGAAGATTACTTTGGGTAAAGGGAATTAAACAAGTATTAGAAGTTAGTGGTGATTTTGATATTGAAGCACATATATGTGTAGATTCTATAACACAATTAAATGAAGTTTTAGAAAGTATAAGAATAATAAAAGGTGTAATGAGTACAAATACAAGATTAGTATTAAAAAAATTTGATAATTTAAACTAA
- a CDS encoding DUF998 domain-containing protein, translated as MNKNAIYGILAIIVLYSSIFISISISPWFKWVENALSDLGNLNHSSAPIFNFGLLISGLLIIFYSIKALAYHAPKTSYFLIFNGICLQLVALFCENYGIIHFYVSILLFSSLLFSSIAYFIEEKCYLSLIVLLEIPIWILHFQGFLFKGVAIPEILSSFLMLPWLFRAFIKTI; from the coding sequence ATGAATAAAAATGCAATATATGGTATTCTTGCTATAATTGTACTTTATTCTTCTATTTTTATTTCCATAAGTATTTCTCCTTGGTTTAAATGGGTAGAAAATGCTTTAAGTGATTTAGGAAATTTAAATCATAGTAGTGCTCCAATATTTAATTTTGGATTATTAATATCTGGTTTATTAATTATTTTCTATTCTATTAAAGCATTAGCATATCATGCACCAAAGACTTCTTATTTTTTAATTTTTAATGGAATTTGTTTACAATTAGTAGCTCTTTTTTGTGAAAATTATGGTATAATTCATTTCTATGTTTCAATTCTATTATTCTCATCTCTGTTATTTTCATCTATAGCTTATTTTATTGAAGAAAAATGCTATCTCTCCTTAATTGTATTATTAGAAATTCCAATATGGATATTACATTTTCAAGGATTTTTATTTAAAGGTGTTGCTATACCAGAAATATTATCTTCATTTTTAATGCTTCCATGGCTATTTAGAGCTTTTATAAAAACTATTTAA